A single region of the Paludibacter jiangxiensis genome encodes:
- the dapF gene encoding diaminopimelate epimerase, whose product MKFTKMQGAGNDYVYVNGFVEQIEDPATLATAISNRHFGIGSDGLVLILPSETCDFRMRMFNSDGSESEMCGNATRCIGKFVYDKGLTDKTELTLETLAGVKHLTLNIENGKVNSVRVDMGEPILAPKQIPINLDETSVINYPIALESRKVNITAVSMGNPHAVIFMDSLEELDIQKSGPKVEHHPLFPRRTNTEFAQVISPTHIKMRVWERGAGETLACGTGACATAVAAVLNGKTERKVTLELLGGNLEIEWSEADNHVYMTGPAVTVFEGEYLL is encoded by the coding sequence ATGAAGTTCACAAAAATGCAAGGCGCCGGAAACGACTACGTTTATGTAAACGGGTTTGTCGAACAGATTGAAGATCCGGCTACGTTAGCGACTGCCATTAGCAACCGTCACTTCGGCATCGGATCCGACGGTCTGGTTCTCATTTTGCCTTCCGAAACGTGCGACTTCCGCATGCGCATGTTCAACTCCGATGGCTCGGAATCGGAAATGTGCGGCAATGCCACCCGTTGTATCGGCAAATTTGTATATGACAAAGGGTTAACCGACAAAACAGAGCTCACGCTCGAAACGCTTGCCGGTGTAAAACACCTCACGTTGAACATAGAAAACGGCAAAGTAAACTCCGTTCGTGTCGATATGGGCGAGCCGATTCTTGCTCCCAAACAAATACCCATCAACCTCGACGAAACCAGTGTAATCAACTACCCCATCGCTCTTGAAAGCCGCAAGGTAAACATCACTGCAGTTTCCATGGGAAACCCACATGCCGTGATTTTCATGGATTCGCTCGAAGAACTGGACATACAAAAAAGCGGCCCGAAAGTGGAGCACCATCCACTCTTTCCACGTCGCACCAACACCGAATTCGCACAGGTTATCTCCCCGACTCACATCAAAATGAGGGTATGGGAACGCGGTGCCGGTGAAACACTTGCCTGCGGAACAGGAGCTTGTGCAACTGCCGTGGCTGCTGTATTGAATGGCAAAACCGAACGTAAAGTAACATTGGAACTCCTCGGCGGAAACCTCGAAATAGAATGGTCGGAAGCCGACAACCACGTCTACATGACCGGTCCGGCAGTAACCGTTTTCGAAGGAGAATACCTACTGTAA
- a CDS encoding LL-diaminopimelate aminotransferase, with the protein MAFVNDNFLNIPETYLFSEIARKVNTYKEENPSANIIRLGIGDVTRPLAPAVIKALHAAVDEMGDANTFRGYGPEQGYAFLRETIVAKDYTARGIDIAPDEVFVSDGAKSDTGNFGDILGPNNVIAVTDPVYPVYVDTNAMAGRAGKPTADGKWEKIVYLPCTKENNFIPELPETRPDVIYLCYPNNPTGTTLKKNELKQWVDYARANDVLILFDAAYEAFISEPDVPHSIYEIEGAREVAVEFRSFSKTAGFTGLRCGYTVVPKTVLVNSAEHGRVPLNRLWNRRQTTKFNGTAYIVQRAAEAIYSAEGQQQIKETIATYMNNAGIIRKGVEAKGLSAFGGVNAPYIWLKTPDGISSWQFFDRLLNEMNVVGTPGVGFGPHGEGYFRLTAFGSPAQTEEAMQRIANWKL; encoded by the coding sequence ATGGCTTTTGTAAACGACAATTTTTTGAATATCCCCGAAACCTATCTTTTTTCGGAGATTGCACGTAAAGTAAATACATACAAGGAAGAAAATCCATCGGCAAACATCATCCGTCTGGGTATCGGCGACGTAACTCGCCCGCTCGCTCCGGCCGTTATCAAAGCGTTGCATGCTGCCGTTGACGAAATGGGCGATGCCAACACTTTCCGTGGTTACGGTCCCGAACAGGGTTACGCTTTCCTGCGCGAAACAATTGTCGCTAAAGATTATACAGCGCGCGGCATCGACATTGCTCCCGACGAAGTATTCGTGAGCGACGGCGCCAAAAGCGACACCGGCAACTTCGGCGACATTCTCGGTCCGAACAACGTAATTGCGGTTACCGACCCTGTTTATCCCGTTTACGTGGATACAAACGCTATGGCAGGCCGTGCCGGCAAACCGACGGCCGATGGCAAGTGGGAAAAGATTGTTTATTTGCCCTGCACAAAGGAGAATAACTTCATCCCCGAACTTCCGGAAACACGTCCCGATGTAATTTATCTCTGCTACCCAAACAACCCGACAGGAACAACCCTGAAGAAAAACGAGTTGAAACAATGGGTCGACTACGCACGTGCCAACGACGTACTGATTCTGTTCGATGCAGCTTATGAAGCCTTTATCAGCGAACCGGACGTTCCACATTCCATCTACGAAATTGAAGGTGCCCGTGAGGTAGCTGTTGAATTCCGCAGCTTCTCTAAAACTGCAGGCTTTACCGGATTACGTTGCGGTTACACTGTCGTTCCGAAAACGGTATTGGTTAATTCTGCCGAACACGGACGTGTACCACTCAACCGCCTCTGGAACCGCCGCCAGACAACAAAATTCAACGGTACCGCCTACATTGTACAACGTGCCGCCGAAGCTATTTATTCTGCCGAAGGACAACAACAGATCAAAGAAACCATCGCCACTTATATGAACAATGCCGGCATCATCCGCAAAGGAGTTGAAGCAAAAGGCCTGAGTGCTTTCGGAGGTGTAAACGCGCCATACATCTGGCTAAAAACTCCCGATGGCATCTCATCATGGCAATTCTTCGATCGTTTGCTCAACGAAATGAATGTGGTTGGTACTCCGGGGGTTGGCTTCGGCCCTCACGGCGAAGGCTACTTCCGCCTCACTGCATTCGGAAGCCCGGCTCAAACCGAAGAAGCTATGCAACGCATTGCCAACTGGAAACTGTAA
- a CDS encoding radical SAM protein: MPTFLFDKIVFGPVKSRRLGTSLGINLLPVNAKICTFNCIYCECGFNFKPQEAHIPTREEVKNALRIALSEMKVDSKKLDVITFAGNGEPTMHTDFAGIVDDTIALRNEFFPEAKISVLSNSTLIHKPSVFDALNKVDNNILKLDSVFDQTIRLLNQPGSATFSGKWLIEHLKRFNGNLIIQTLFLQGEIEGQQIDNTTEEELSAWLDAVNEIRPKQVMIYTLARDTPVQALKKASHKQLSHIAERVKALGIEISVSE; the protein is encoded by the coding sequence ATGCCTACATTTTTATTCGATAAGATCGTCTTTGGACCGGTAAAAAGCCGCCGCTTGGGGACTTCGCTCGGCATCAACCTATTGCCTGTCAATGCTAAAATCTGCACGTTCAACTGCATCTATTGCGAATGCGGATTCAATTTCAAACCGCAGGAAGCTCACATCCCCACGCGCGAAGAGGTAAAAAATGCCCTCCGGATTGCACTGTCGGAGATGAAAGTGGATAGCAAGAAGCTGGATGTAATCACCTTCGCGGGCAACGGAGAACCAACCATGCATACCGACTTTGCCGGTATTGTCGACGATACTATTGCCCTTCGAAACGAGTTTTTCCCAGAGGCAAAGATCAGCGTGTTGTCCAACAGCACCTTGATACACAAGCCGTCTGTATTTGACGCTTTGAACAAAGTGGATAATAATATTCTGAAACTGGATTCTGTGTTCGACCAGACAATCCGCTTGCTCAACCAACCGGGATCTGCCACTTTTTCGGGCAAATGGCTCATTGAACATCTAAAACGATTCAATGGCAACCTCATCATCCAAACGCTCTTTTTACAGGGAGAAATCGAAGGACAACAGATAGACAACACCACAGAGGAAGAGCTGAGTGCGTGGCTGGATGCCGTGAATGAAATAAGACCAAAACAGGTTATGATCTACACACTGGCAAGAGACACTCCTGTTCAGGCGCTCAAAAAAGCATCTCACAAGCAACTCTCCCATATTGCAGAGAGAGTAAAGGCTCTTGGCATCGAAATTTCTGTTTCCGAATAA
- a CDS encoding peptidylprolyl isomerase translates to MATLEKIRSKGVFLLIVVGLAMFAFIIGDFLNSSKTYFGQQKQKIGVVDGETVKYADFMEAVEQLSTVYKIETGQQNNDEMSEQIRQQVWDNKVTEILLGKQTENVGIAVSKDELKDLTIGNHISPIIYSRRTFTDPKTGTFSKEALLGFLTSLDQASKSKDKQHADEVKEYQQYWSFLENMVKQNTLQQKYNALLSKTITANSLDAKFAFERSQTSVNMVYTMQPYFTVPDGAVKVSESEISDLYKKRKALYKQEANFDLKYAQFDVKPSKADYAEVEKKINSLQNGFTTATDIKGFVNSNSEEKYIDIALTKKEVPPFLQDFAFGGKTGDVVGPKIEGDTYYMAKIVEGGISEPDSVKIRHIVLPDSESKLADSLVAAIKGGAKFADLAQKFSKLQQTAANGGEIGWVRQMNLLQNGFKQDLVTKLFRGGVNEVILDKQTSSIQILQVEEKTSSISKVKLALLALKAVPSDQTREAVYNQAKEFAAAATSTEKFDQAAKSKGITVRPANGIDPNAPRLGNVKNTRTVFRWANDAKAGSTSDVFECGERNDVLIVANLIASHPKGYRDLKDVSAELKAELINDKKAEVITKNMNSAMATAKTVQALAAALKQKTDTASNLNFFSAQAGSLGMEPAVIGAASASKPNQLSAPVKGKAGVFVFSVVSEQKRNDKFNAKAQIDMLNSRYAYMLPYMTLQVLKDKADITDNRIKFF, encoded by the coding sequence ATGGCAACATTAGAGAAAATTAGAAGCAAAGGAGTATTCCTGTTGATAGTGGTTGGTTTAGCAATGTTTGCTTTCATTATCGGCGACTTTCTGAATTCAAGCAAAACCTATTTCGGCCAGCAAAAGCAAAAGATTGGGGTTGTTGACGGAGAAACTGTAAAGTATGCAGATTTCATGGAAGCTGTCGAACAATTATCAACAGTTTACAAAATTGAAACCGGTCAACAAAATAATGACGAAATGAGCGAACAGATTCGTCAACAGGTATGGGATAACAAAGTGACTGAAATCCTTTTGGGCAAACAAACTGAAAATGTGGGTATTGCGGTTTCTAAAGATGAATTAAAAGACTTAACCATTGGTAACCATATCAGTCCGATCATTTACAGCCGTCGTACTTTTACCGATCCTAAAACAGGTACTTTCAGCAAAGAAGCTCTTCTTGGCTTTCTGACTTCTCTGGATCAGGCTTCAAAAAGTAAAGACAAACAACATGCAGACGAAGTGAAAGAATACCAACAATATTGGTCATTCCTCGAAAACATGGTAAAACAAAATACTTTACAACAAAAGTACAACGCGTTACTTTCTAAAACTATTACAGCCAACTCGCTCGATGCTAAATTCGCATTTGAACGCAGCCAAACATCAGTAAATATGGTTTACACAATGCAACCTTATTTTACTGTACCCGACGGAGCTGTAAAAGTATCAGAAAGCGAAATCAGTGACCTTTACAAAAAACGCAAAGCTCTTTACAAACAAGAAGCTAATTTCGATCTTAAGTATGCTCAATTTGATGTAAAACCGTCAAAAGCAGACTACGCTGAAGTTGAAAAGAAAATCAACAGTCTGCAAAACGGATTTACTACCGCCACTGACATTAAAGGTTTCGTAAACTCTAACTCAGAAGAGAAATATATTGACATTGCTCTGACAAAGAAAGAAGTTCCTCCGTTCCTCCAGGATTTTGCTTTCGGTGGCAAAACCGGTGATGTTGTTGGTCCGAAAATTGAAGGAGATACCTACTACATGGCTAAAATTGTTGAAGGTGGTATCAGTGAACCTGACTCTGTAAAAATCCGTCACATTGTTCTTCCTGACAGCGAAAGCAAGCTGGCCGACAGTCTTGTTGCTGCAATCAAAGGTGGTGCTAAATTTGCCGACTTAGCTCAAAAATTCTCCAAGTTGCAACAAACTGCAGCAAACGGCGGTGAAATTGGTTGGGTACGCCAGATGAATCTTTTACAAAACGGATTCAAACAAGATCTCGTTACAAAACTTTTCAGAGGTGGTGTTAACGAAGTTATTCTTGACAAACAAACATCTTCTATCCAGATTCTTCAGGTTGAAGAAAAAACGTCAAGCATCAGCAAAGTAAAACTGGCTTTATTGGCACTGAAAGCTGTTCCCAGCGACCAGACAAGAGAAGCTGTTTACAATCAGGCTAAAGAATTTGCAGCAGCAGCAACCAGCACCGAAAAATTCGATCAGGCTGCCAAATCAAAAGGTATCACAGTTCGCCCTGCAAACGGAATAGACCCCAACGCTCCCCGCTTGGGTAACGTGAAGAATACCCGTACGGTTTTCCGTTGGGCAAACGATGCGAAAGCCGGCTCTACATCAGACGTATTTGAATGTGGCGAACGTAACGATGTTCTTATCGTAGCCAACCTGATTGCATCGCATCCGAAAGGATACCGCGATCTGAAAGATGTTTCAGCTGAATTGAAAGCCGAACTCATCAACGACAAGAAAGCTGAAGTGATCACCAAAAACATGAACTCAGCAATGGCTACAGCTAAAACTGTTCAAGCTTTGGCTGCTGCTTTGAAACAAAAAACAGACACCGCTTCGAACCTGAACTTCTTCAGTGCACAAGCCGGATCTCTTGGAATGGAACCTGCCGTTATCGGAGCTGCTTCTGCTTCTAAACCAAATCAGCTTTCAGCTCCTGTCAAAGGGAAAGCCGGTGTATTTGTTTTCAGTGTTGTAAGTGAACAAAAAAGAAACGATAAGTTTAACGCCAAGGCTCAGATTGACATGCTGAATTCCCGTTATGCTTATATGCTTCCTTACATGACACTGCAAGTTCTGAAAGACAAAGCAGACATAACAGATAACAGGATCAAGTTCTTCTAA
- a CDS encoding DUF6242 domain-containing protein: protein MKQLKYLVISLFTLGLLVFNSCLSNSVTNYSDDARVYSFGIKSDSVPAFAKAKFTVDQTGGSAYKTNGLIYNADSLPFKTKLYGHFRAIPVISTYSSAAMFFNKKTYKSGDSIDFRTKQVLLNYAANGTDTLSYYVDVRVHQVEPDSIAWQLRTYPSYGSSETEQKAVYCNDQVMLFLNNGSAISMYSTTDAKSWNGGSTISTLPASASLQNMIVLNNVMYVIGDGQTIYSSTNGTSWNKITISSANQLKSLIAGYDNKLFAVMYDSSNNYYVETSSDGANWSVQYPIANIELNYNNGNKFNSFPISDFAATTFQPQTGSPKLMLIGGKDKAGSTVNSVYTYMAGTGQWMDFSTEIKADSFPASKNASLIWYDNRLMLWGGTNASGAIAKDTLLCSKTEGYIWTRRDTLVNFPKVLNYKTRTKASVVVDKYNRIFMIGGKDANGNFIKEAWVGRKNKLGFGLSAM, encoded by the coding sequence ATGAAACAGCTTAAATATTTGGTTATTTCTTTGTTCACCTTAGGATTGCTCGTATTTAACTCTTGCCTCAGTAACAGCGTCACAAATTACTCCGACGATGCCCGCGTCTACTCCTTTGGAATAAAGAGTGACAGCGTACCTGCATTTGCAAAAGCAAAATTTACTGTTGATCAAACAGGGGGTAGTGCATATAAAACCAACGGATTAATCTACAACGCCGACTCTCTCCCTTTCAAAACAAAACTGTACGGCCATTTCAGAGCCATACCTGTCATTTCCACCTACTCGTCGGCTGCTATGTTTTTCAACAAAAAAACCTACAAATCAGGCGACTCAATCGATTTCAGAACTAAACAGGTTTTATTAAATTATGCTGCAAATGGAACCGACACATTGTCATATTATGTAGATGTACGCGTTCACCAAGTAGAACCGGATTCCATCGCATGGCAATTACGGACATACCCTTCATATGGTTCTTCCGAGACAGAACAAAAGGCAGTCTATTGTAACGATCAGGTAATGTTGTTTCTGAATAACGGCAGCGCCATTAGCATGTACAGCACTACCGACGCAAAAAGCTGGAACGGAGGATCGACCATTTCAACCTTGCCGGCATCTGCTTCATTGCAAAACATGATCGTTCTCAACAATGTGATGTATGTGATTGGAGACGGACAAACCATCTATTCCAGCACAAACGGCACATCCTGGAACAAAATTACGATTTCATCGGCTAACCAGTTAAAATCACTGATCGCTGGTTATGACAACAAACTGTTTGCCGTTATGTACGACAGCAGCAACAATTACTACGTAGAAACATCCAGCGACGGAGCCAACTGGTCGGTACAATATCCGATAGCCAACATTGAACTGAATTATAACAACGGCAATAAATTTAACAGTTTCCCGATTTCTGACTTTGCAGCAACGACTTTCCAGCCTCAGACAGGAAGTCCAAAACTAATGCTAATCGGAGGTAAAGACAAAGCCGGAAGTACTGTAAACTCTGTCTACACTTACATGGCTGGCACCGGACAATGGATGGACTTCTCAACAGAAATCAAAGCCGACTCATTCCCTGCCAGCAAAAATGCTTCGTTGATTTGGTACGATAACCGCTTAATGCTTTGGGGTGGTACCAATGCTTCAGGCGCTATCGCAAAAGACACATTGCTTTGCTCTAAAACCGAGGGATACATATGGACAAGGCGTGATACACTGGTCAACTTCCCTAAAGTCCTTAATTACAAAACCAGAACTAAAGCTTCTGTTGTAGTCGATAAGTACAACCGAATATTTATGATCGGAGGTAAAGATGCCAACGGTAATTTTATCAAAGAAGCCTGGGTAGGGCGAAAAAACAAGTTAGGATTCGGTTTATCTGCTATGTAA
- the aroA gene encoding 3-phosphoshikimate 1-carboxyvinyltransferase, which translates to MIQLFPPTTQPVTGSIGLPASKSISNRALILSMLSKSTKEISHLADCDDTKVMLETLKLDKKTFDIGAAGTSMRFLTAYLSNLQGNWILTGSERMKNRPIAVLIDALNHLGADIEYIEKAGYPPLRISGKALQGGKIKLAGNISSQYISALLMIAPTMKNGLEMTLEGKIISIPYIRMTLHMMEEFGVSAKWEGQTITIPHQEYRPIAFHVESDWSAASYWYAIAALSKGSSFKLLGLKKESTQGDSQVAKIFESLGIKSEFTADGVVISSVANPVSNFVYDFINQPDLAQTVVVCCCLLNIPFSFSGLQTLKIKETDRIAALKNEMVKLGYILEEPEDGMLAWNGQRTNPDYEQAICTYEDHRMAMAFAPAALIHPIKIEHPEVVSKSYPEFWSDLQSVGFSIK; encoded by the coding sequence ATGATTCAACTTTTTCCACCGACAACACAACCTGTTACAGGTTCAATAGGCCTGCCGGCTTCAAAAAGCATCAGCAACAGAGCACTGATCCTCTCAATGCTTAGTAAAAGTACGAAAGAGATCAGCCATTTGGCCGACTGCGACGACACGAAAGTAATGCTGGAAACCCTCAAACTGGACAAAAAAACTTTCGATATCGGAGCTGCCGGAACATCTATGCGATTCCTCACAGCTTATTTATCAAACCTACAGGGAAATTGGATCTTAACTGGCAGTGAACGCATGAAAAACCGCCCAATCGCCGTTCTAATTGATGCACTCAACCACCTTGGTGCCGACATCGAGTACATAGAAAAGGCAGGCTATCCCCCACTCCGCATATCAGGGAAAGCGTTACAAGGCGGCAAAATCAAACTTGCTGGTAATATCAGCAGTCAGTACATTTCAGCTTTACTGATGATTGCCCCGACGATGAAGAATGGCTTGGAAATGACTTTGGAAGGCAAAATCATCTCTATTCCTTACATCAGGATGACACTTCACATGATGGAGGAATTCGGTGTGTCTGCAAAATGGGAAGGACAAACCATCACAATCCCTCATCAGGAATACCGCCCAATAGCATTTCACGTTGAGTCAGACTGGTCTGCCGCATCGTACTGGTATGCCATTGCTGCACTTTCCAAAGGAAGTTCATTCAAACTATTGGGTCTAAAAAAGGAGAGCACTCAGGGAGATTCTCAGGTAGCAAAGATTTTCGAATCGTTGGGAATAAAAAGCGAATTCACTGCTGACGGCGTTGTTATTTCTTCTGTGGCCAATCCTGTTTCTAACTTCGTTTACGACTTTATCAATCAACCGGATCTTGCCCAAACGGTAGTAGTTTGCTGCTGTTTGCTTAATATCCCATTCTCTTTTTCAGGTTTACAAACGCTGAAGATTAAGGAAACGGATCGGATAGCCGCCTTAAAAAACGAAATGGTTAAGTTGGGTTATATACTCGAAGAACCGGAAGATGGCATGCTTGCATGGAACGGGCAACGCACCAACCCCGACTACGAACAAGCCATCTGCACCTATGAAGATCACCGCATGGCGATGGCTTTTGCGCCGGCTGCATTGATTCATCCAATCAAAATAGAACATCCAGAAGTAGTTTCCAAGTCTTACCCGGAATTCTGGTCAGACTTACAAAGCGTAGGTTTCTCTATCAAATAA
- the gyrB gene encoding DNA topoisomerase (ATP-hydrolyzing) subunit B, whose product MTEEQKLNGNNDYGASSIQVLEGLEAVRKRPAMYIGDIGIKGLHHLVYEVVDNSIDEALAGYCDTINVIINEDNSISVRDNGRGIPVDMHEKEGKSALEVVMTVLHAGGKFDKGSYKVSGGLHGVGVSCVNALSSLLHVEVYREGKIYMQEYQRGTPQFPVKEIGTTTENGTLVKFHPDGDIFTDTVYKYDILAARMRELAYLNAGITISLTDLRTLNEDGTPKKEVFHSERGLEEFAEFVDSSREPLIDKVIHISTEKFGTPVEIALTYNTSYNENVYSYVNNIHTIEGGTHVAGFRRGLTRTLKKYAEDSKMLEKVKLEISGDDFREGLTAIISVKVAEPQFEGQTKTKLGNNETMGVVDQAVGEALGNYLEENPKQAKMIVEKVILAATARNAARKAREMVQRKSPLSGGGLPGKLADCSEKHPEVCEIFLVEGDSAGGSAKQGRNRTTQAILPLRGKILNVEKAMQHKVLESEEIRNIYTALGVTIGTEDDSKQLNVSKLRYHKIIVMTDADVDGSHIDTLIMTFFFRHMKELIEGGHLYIATPPLYLCKKGKVEEYCWNEQQRVAFIERYADGNENSVHVQRYKGLGEMNPEQLWDTTMNPENRTLRQVTIENAADADHIFSMLMGDDVGPRRQFIEENATYATIDA is encoded by the coding sequence ATGACCGAAGAACAAAAATTGAACGGGAACAATGATTACGGAGCAAGTAGTATTCAGGTCCTTGAAGGACTTGAGGCAGTTCGTAAACGCCCGGCCATGTATATTGGCGATATCGGAATCAAAGGTTTGCATCACCTCGTGTATGAAGTTGTAGATAACTCAATCGACGAAGCGCTTGCCGGCTATTGTGATACCATCAATGTTATTATCAACGAAGATAACTCTATCTCGGTGAGAGATAACGGACGTGGTATTCCTGTCGATATGCACGAAAAAGAAGGAAAATCTGCACTGGAAGTCGTAATGACAGTGCTGCACGCCGGAGGTAAGTTCGACAAAGGAAGTTACAAGGTGTCAGGTGGTCTTCACGGGGTAGGTGTATCCTGTGTGAACGCTCTGTCGTCTCTTTTGCATGTTGAGGTATACCGCGAAGGCAAAATTTACATGCAGGAATACCAAAGAGGAACTCCGCAGTTCCCGGTAAAAGAGATCGGAACAACTACTGAAAACGGAACGTTGGTGAAGTTTCATCCCGATGGCGATATCTTTACAGATACCGTTTATAAATACGATATCCTTGCCGCCCGTATGCGTGAACTGGCTTACCTGAATGCCGGTATTACCATTTCTCTGACAGATTTACGTACGTTGAACGAAGACGGAACTCCTAAAAAGGAAGTTTTTCATTCGGAACGCGGACTGGAAGAATTTGCAGAATTTGTAGACTCCTCACGCGAACCTCTGATTGACAAGGTGATTCATATTTCTACAGAAAAATTCGGTACTCCGGTAGAAATTGCTTTGACTTACAATACTTCGTATAACGAAAATGTTTACTCGTATGTGAACAACATCCACACTATTGAAGGCGGCACTCACGTAGCCGGTTTCCGTCGTGGTTTGACACGTACACTGAAAAAATATGCCGAAGACAGCAAAATGCTGGAAAAGGTTAAACTCGAAATCAGCGGAGATGACTTTCGTGAAGGTCTTACTGCTATCATTTCGGTGAAAGTAGCAGAACCTCAATTCGAAGGTCAGACTAAAACAAAGCTCGGTAATAACGAGACAATGGGTGTTGTCGATCAGGCTGTGGGTGAAGCTTTGGGTAATTACCTGGAGGAAAACCCGAAACAGGCCAAAATGATCGTTGAGAAGGTGATTTTGGCTGCAACCGCCCGTAACGCTGCCCGTAAGGCTCGTGAAATGGTGCAACGTAAATCCCCTCTTTCAGGTGGAGGCTTGCCCGGTAAACTGGCCGACTGCTCAGAAAAACATCCTGAAGTTTGCGAAATATTCCTCGTGGAGGGTGACTCTGCAGGCGGGTCGGCTAAACAGGGCCGTAACCGTACCACACAGGCCATTCTGCCGCTTCGTGGTAAGATTCTGAACGTGGAGAAAGCAATGCAGCATAAAGTGCTTGAAAGCGAAGAAATCCGTAATATTTACACAGCTTTGGGCGTTACAATCGGTACCGAAGACGACAGCAAACAGTTGAATGTCTCCAAGCTTCGTTACCACAAGATTATTGTGATGACCGATGCCGACGTCGATGGTAGCCACATCGACACACTTATTATGACGTTCTTCTTCCGTCACATGAAGGAGCTTATCGAGGGCGGTCATCTTTACATAGCCACTCCGCCGCTCTATCTTTGCAAAAAAGGGAAGGTAGAAGAGTATTGCTGGAACGAACAACAACGCGTTGCCTTTATCGAAAGATATGCAGATGGAAACGAGAACTCAGTGCATGTACAGCGTTACAAAGGTTTGGGAGAAATGAACCCGGAACAATTGTGGGATACCACCATGAATCCGGAAAACCGTACTCTGCGTCAGGTGACCATCGAAAATGCCGCTGATGCAGACCATATCTTCTCCATGCTAATGGGAGACGACGTTGGCCCTCGTCGTCAGTTTATTGAAGAAAATGCCACTTACGCTACTATTGACGCGTAA